The Mycolicibacterium smegmatis genome has a window encoding:
- a CDS encoding Gfo/Idh/MocA family protein, which produces MTTLGVIGLGRIGAFHVDTLSSLDGVDGLVVADERPDAVAAVAAKHGAKPADSVEELLDSGVDGVVVAAATPAHAELTLAAVHRGLPTFCEKPIAATAAESARVAEAIARSGVPVQVGYQRRFDAAFAAAKREVDSGSLGALHTVRSTTMDPAPPSMDYIKGSGGIFRDCAVHDFDALRWITGQNAVEVYATGTVQGDPRFTEYGDVDTAAVVVRFDGGALGIVSAARYNARGYDCRLEVHGFDNSIVAGWDQGTPLQNMDPRNDFPTGPYHHFFMDRFTEAFRSELAGFVEVVKGNPIPGATVADAVEVAWMAEAATESLRRGAPVRIEEVRNS; this is translated from the coding sequence ATGACCACGCTCGGCGTAATCGGGTTGGGCCGCATAGGCGCCTTCCACGTCGACACCCTCAGCAGCCTCGACGGCGTCGACGGCCTCGTGGTGGCCGACGAGCGGCCTGACGCGGTTGCCGCGGTCGCCGCCAAACACGGTGCGAAGCCCGCTGATTCGGTCGAGGAACTGCTCGATTCCGGTGTCGACGGCGTCGTCGTCGCGGCCGCGACCCCCGCCCACGCGGAACTGACACTGGCCGCCGTGCACCGGGGCCTGCCGACGTTCTGCGAGAAGCCGATCGCCGCGACCGCCGCCGAGAGCGCGCGCGTGGCCGAGGCGATCGCGCGCTCGGGGGTGCCCGTCCAGGTCGGCTATCAGCGCCGGTTCGACGCCGCGTTCGCCGCGGCCAAGCGCGAGGTCGACTCCGGATCGCTGGGGGCGCTGCACACCGTGCGCAGCACCACCATGGATCCCGCTCCCCCGTCGATGGACTACATCAAAGGCTCGGGCGGCATCTTCCGCGATTGCGCCGTGCACGATTTCGACGCGCTGCGCTGGATCACCGGGCAGAACGCGGTCGAGGTGTACGCCACCGGCACCGTGCAGGGCGACCCCCGCTTCACCGAGTACGGCGACGTCGACACGGCTGCGGTGGTGGTGCGGTTCGACGGCGGCGCGCTCGGCATCGTCTCGGCGGCCCGCTACAACGCGCGCGGGTACGACTGCCGTCTGGAGGTGCACGGGTTCGACAACTCGATCGTCGCCGGCTGGGATCAGGGCACGCCGCTGCAGAACATGGACCCGCGCAACGACTTTCCCACCGGGCCCTACCACCACTTCTTCATGGACCGGTTCACCGAGGCGTTCCGCAGCGAGCTGGCCGGGTTCGTCGAGGTGGTCAAGGGCAACCCGATCCCCGGAGCCACCGTGGCCGATGCGGTCGAGGTGGCCTGGATGGCCGAGGCGGCCACCGAATCACTGCGCCGAGGCGCACCCGTGCGGATCGAGGAGGTCCGGAACTCATGA
- the mobA gene encoding molybdenum cofactor guanylyltransferase: protein MGRDKATLVFDGATLVERVVAAVAQRCAPVFVIAAPGQPLPDLPAQVLRDEVRCVGPLVAAGRGLRAAAEAGCELAFVCAVDMPYLSAELIDTLVDPARRLGVDIVLPWDGRDHYLAGIYRTDLATTIGDLVGAGERSMRALADRVDTQRLVMEPQKALTNVNTPDDLP, encoded by the coding sequence ATGGGGCGGGACAAGGCCACCCTCGTGTTCGACGGCGCGACGCTGGTGGAGCGTGTGGTGGCCGCGGTCGCCCAGCGCTGCGCGCCGGTGTTCGTGATCGCCGCCCCGGGCCAGCCGCTCCCTGACCTGCCCGCGCAGGTACTGCGTGACGAGGTGCGCTGTGTCGGGCCGTTGGTGGCCGCAGGCCGCGGGTTGCGCGCGGCCGCGGAAGCGGGCTGCGAGCTGGCGTTCGTGTGTGCGGTGGACATGCCGTACCTGTCCGCCGAGCTCATCGACACGCTCGTCGACCCCGCACGGCGGCTGGGCGTGGACATCGTGCTGCCGTGGGACGGCCGCGACCACTATCTGGCGGGGATCTACCGCACCGACCTGGCGACGACGATCGGCGACCTGGTCGGGGCGGGGGAGCGCAGCATGCGTGCGCTCGCCGACCGCGTGGACACGCAGCGGCTCGTGATGGAGCCGCAGAAGGCGCTCACCAACGTGAACACCCCGGACGATCTACCGTGA
- a CDS encoding PfkB family carbohydrate kinase, translated as MTVLGNLAIDIINGAPPSPGGCASFAGVALQAAGGVGRIVAMGAERDHSLFDGLQERFGPLVQILPSAVTSSFRLDYDDTDHRHMGVEAIGPVWSPADVEAADPATTWVHLAPLLRTDFPAETLAALVERGHRIAYDGQGLVRADSLGPLVEDRHFPADLLTHLDILKLAEDEAVIVADGPFTAATAQRLGVPEILVTYGSEGCDIFVDGDRVRVPAAWRVLGVQTTGAGDMFTACYVAHRAAGADPRRAAELASGLVARELDKRVHVEPADRV; from the coding sequence GTGACGGTGCTGGGCAATCTGGCCATCGACATCATCAATGGAGCACCACCCAGCCCGGGCGGCTGCGCGTCGTTCGCGGGTGTCGCGCTGCAGGCCGCGGGCGGTGTCGGCCGCATCGTGGCGATGGGCGCCGAACGCGACCACTCGCTGTTCGACGGCCTGCAGGAGCGGTTCGGGCCGCTCGTGCAGATTCTGCCGTCGGCGGTCACCAGCTCGTTCCGGCTCGACTACGACGACACCGACCACCGGCACATGGGTGTGGAGGCGATCGGCCCGGTGTGGTCACCCGCTGACGTCGAGGCCGCCGATCCGGCGACGACGTGGGTGCATCTCGCGCCGCTGCTGCGCACCGATTTCCCGGCCGAGACGCTCGCGGCGCTCGTGGAGCGCGGCCACCGCATCGCCTATGACGGTCAGGGGCTGGTGCGGGCGGACAGCCTGGGGCCGCTCGTCGAGGACCGCCACTTCCCGGCCGACCTGCTGACGCACCTCGACATCCTCAAACTCGCCGAGGACGAGGCCGTCATCGTCGCCGACGGTCCGTTCACCGCCGCCACGGCCCAGCGCCTCGGCGTGCCGGAGATCCTGGTGACCTACGGGTCGGAGGGCTGCGACATCTTCGTCGACGGCGACCGCGTGCGGGTGCCCGCCGCATGGCGCGTGCTGGGCGTCCAGACCACCGGAGCCGGGGACATGTTCACGGCCTGTTACGTCGCACACCGTGCCGCGGGCGCGGATCCGCGACGGGCCGCCGAGCTGGCCAGCGGCCTCGTGGCGCGCGAACTCGACAAGCGGGTCCACGTCGAACCCGCCGACCGCGTCTGA
- a CDS encoding transglycosylase family protein, whose translation MKNIRKTFGLGIVAGALAVAPVALGAGTANADSVNWDAIASCESGGNWSINTGNGYYGGLQFNLGTWRSHGGAGMPHQASRSEQIRVAENVLRTQGIGAWPVCGKRG comes from the coding sequence GTGAAGAACATCCGCAAGACGTTTGGGCTGGGCATTGTCGCTGGAGCGCTCGCTGTGGCTCCCGTAGCGCTCGGTGCCGGCACCGCCAATGCGGACAGCGTGAACTGGGACGCCATCGCCTCGTGCGAGTCGGGTGGCAACTGGTCCATCAACACCGGAAACGGCTACTACGGCGGCCTGCAGTTCAACCTGGGCACCTGGCGGTCCCACGGTGGCGCGGGCATGCCCCACCAGGCCTCGCGCTCCGAGCAGATCCGCGTCGCCGAGAACGTGCTGCGTACCCAAGGCATCGGCGCCTGGCCGGTCTGCGGCAAGCGCGGCTAG
- a CDS encoding Gfo/Idh/MocA family protein — translation MTGLRIGILGASRIAEKAIVGPAEDLGHRLVAVAARDRRRAEAFAEKYGVQRVLDSYRDVVEDPDVDMVYNPLANGLHAPWNLAAIAAGKPVLSEKPFARNESEAATVARAARDAGVPVLEGFHYHFHPVTQRAFAVAAGGELGEITRVEVRMAMPSPADDDPRWSLDLAGGAVMDLGCYGIHVMRALGAMRVDGLGGEPKVLGARAEERTPGVDAWCEVDFVFPEGGTGVSTNSMVADDYSFTITITGSDGEAVVHDFIRPNLDDRLTVMTGSGVRVEHLGTRPSYTYQLEAFAAHVRDGAPLPFGVDDAVTNMAFVDKAYRAAGLAPR, via the coding sequence ATGACCGGACTTCGCATCGGGATCCTCGGCGCGTCCCGCATCGCCGAGAAGGCCATCGTGGGACCGGCCGAGGATCTCGGACACCGACTGGTGGCCGTCGCCGCGCGGGACCGGCGCCGCGCCGAGGCGTTCGCCGAGAAGTACGGGGTCCAACGCGTACTGGACTCCTACCGCGATGTGGTCGAGGACCCTGACGTCGACATGGTCTACAACCCGCTGGCCAACGGACTGCATGCGCCGTGGAACCTCGCGGCGATCGCGGCAGGAAAGCCGGTGCTGAGCGAGAAACCGTTCGCGCGCAACGAGTCCGAGGCCGCCACGGTCGCACGGGCGGCCCGCGACGCCGGGGTGCCGGTGCTGGAAGGCTTCCACTACCACTTCCACCCGGTGACGCAGCGCGCGTTCGCCGTTGCCGCAGGCGGCGAGCTGGGCGAGATCACGCGCGTCGAGGTGCGGATGGCGATGCCCTCCCCCGCCGACGACGACCCGCGGTGGTCGCTGGACCTCGCAGGCGGTGCGGTCATGGATCTTGGCTGCTACGGCATTCACGTCATGCGTGCGCTGGGCGCCATGCGCGTCGACGGTCTCGGCGGCGAGCCCAAGGTACTGGGCGCGCGGGCCGAGGAACGCACGCCGGGTGTGGACGCCTGGTGCGAGGTCGACTTCGTCTTCCCCGAGGGCGGCACCGGTGTCAGCACCAATTCGATGGTGGCCGACGACTACTCGTTCACCATCACGATCACCGGTAGCGACGGCGAGGCCGTGGTGCACGACTTCATCCGGCCGAATCTCGACGATCGCCTCACGGTGATGACCGGATCCGGTGTCCGCGTCGAGCATTTGGGCACGCGGCCGTCGTACACCTACCAACTGGAGGCGTTCGCCGCGCACGTGCGCGACGGCGCACCGCTGCCGTTCGGTGTCGACGACGCCGTGACCAACATGGCGTTCGTCGACAAGGCGTACCGGGCGGCGGGGTTGGCGCCGCGATGA
- a CDS encoding phytanoyl-CoA dioxygenase family protein, with protein sequence MTSSLGSPVRSTGSTRRGAFIDESDCSLDDFRAAVARTTDAADYPHATEIRSNVPVYTAAALDGTDDGRRRAVQTELIAALSDGPGVVLFENAFDPAVVDSAGEAFTALIEQQRAAGGAAGDHFGAAGANDRVWNAAQKLALHSPRVYAEYYANDILALVSQAWLGPRYQVTSQVNVVNPGGAAQVPHRDYHLGFVTPGALAAYPAHIHRLSPALTLQGAVAHCDMPVESGPTMLLPYSQTFEAGYIAFYRPEFIEFFAEHHVQLPLRTGDAVFFNPALFHGAGANTSTGIRRMANLLQISSPFGRAMEALDRTAMIRAVYPELLAMKAAGRPEHELANVINATAEGYAFPTNLDLDQPIGSLAPPSQVDTVLEALATRRTPAELDTLLSQQDERRIP encoded by the coding sequence ATGACCTCATCGCTGGGCTCACCGGTGCGCTCGACGGGAAGCACCCGCCGCGGCGCGTTCATCGACGAATCCGATTGCTCTCTCGACGATTTCCGGGCGGCCGTCGCTCGCACCACCGATGCGGCCGACTACCCCCACGCCACCGAGATCCGCAGCAACGTGCCGGTCTACACCGCCGCGGCGCTCGACGGCACCGACGACGGCAGGCGCCGCGCCGTGCAGACCGAACTGATCGCCGCACTGTCCGACGGCCCCGGCGTGGTGCTGTTCGAGAACGCCTTCGATCCCGCCGTGGTCGATTCCGCCGGCGAGGCGTTCACGGCGCTGATCGAACAGCAGCGCGCGGCAGGCGGTGCCGCGGGTGATCACTTCGGCGCGGCCGGCGCCAACGACCGCGTGTGGAATGCCGCGCAGAAGCTCGCACTGCACAGCCCGCGTGTCTACGCCGAGTACTACGCCAACGACATCCTGGCGCTGGTGTCCCAGGCCTGGCTCGGTCCGCGCTACCAGGTGACCTCTCAGGTCAACGTCGTCAATCCCGGTGGCGCCGCACAGGTTCCGCACCGCGACTACCACCTGGGGTTCGTGACGCCCGGCGCGCTCGCGGCGTACCCGGCCCATATCCACCGGTTGTCACCCGCGCTCACACTGCAGGGCGCGGTGGCGCACTGCGACATGCCGGTCGAGAGCGGCCCGACCATGCTGCTGCCGTACTCGCAGACGTTCGAGGCGGGCTACATCGCGTTCTACCGCCCGGAGTTCATCGAGTTCTTCGCCGAACACCACGTCCAGTTGCCGCTGCGCACCGGGGACGCCGTGTTCTTCAACCCGGCCCTGTTCCACGGTGCCGGGGCCAACACCTCGACCGGCATCCGGCGCATGGCGAACCTGCTGCAGATCTCGTCGCCGTTCGGTCGGGCCATGGAGGCGCTGGACCGCACGGCGATGATCCGCGCGGTCTACCCCGAATTGCTCGCCATGAAGGCCGCGGGCCGCCCCGAGCACGAACTGGCGAACGTCATCAACGCGACCGCAGAGGGCTACGCGTTCCCCACCAACCTCGATCTCGACCAGCCCATCGGGTCGCTCGCGCCGCCCAGTCAGGTCGACACCGTGCTCGAAGCACTCGCCACCCGCCGCACCCCGGCGGAACTCGACACCCTTCTCTCACAACAGGATGAACGGAGAATCCCATGA
- a CDS encoding 2-oxoacid:acceptor oxidoreductase subunit alpha, with product MGDNGNGTGAAPRQKLEKVVIRFAGDSGDGMQLTGDRFTSEAALFGNDLATQPNYPAEIRAPQGTLPGVSSFQIQIADYDILTAGDRPDVLVAMNPAALKANVSDLPRGGLIIANSDEFTKRNLAKVGYDANPLETDELSDYVVHSVAMTTLTLGAVESIGASKKDGQRAKNMFALGLLSWMYGRELEASEAFIREKFARKPEIAEANVLALKAGWNYGETTEAFATTYEVSPAKLPAGEYRQISGNTALAYGIVAAGHLSDLQVVLGTYPITPASDILHELSKHKNFNVLTFQAEDEIAGIGAAIGASYGGALGVTSTSGPGVSLKSEAIGLAVMTELPLIVIDVQRGGPSTGLPTKTEQADLLQALFGRNGESPVAVVAPRSPSDCFDIAVEAARIAINYHTPVIILSDGAVANGSEPWRIPDITTYPRIEHTFAKAGEPFQPYARDPETLARQFAIPGTPGLEHRIGGLESANGSGNISYEPKNHDLMVRLRQEKIAGVTVPDLEVDDPTGDAELLMLGWGSSYGPIGEACRRARRKGIKVAQAHLRHLNPFPANLGEVLARYPKVVVPEMNLGQLALLLRGRFLVDVQSVTKVEGMAFLADEIEGIIDAALDGTLAEKENDKAKFARLAAATVEGEANEESAVGANA from the coding sequence GTGGGTGACAACGGCAACGGCACAGGCGCCGCGCCGCGGCAGAAGCTCGAGAAGGTGGTCATCCGCTTCGCCGGGGACTCCGGCGACGGCATGCAGCTGACCGGTGACCGGTTCACCTCCGAGGCCGCGCTGTTCGGCAACGACCTGGCGACCCAGCCGAACTATCCGGCCGAGATCCGAGCACCTCAGGGCACGCTGCCCGGTGTCTCGTCGTTCCAGATCCAGATCGCCGACTACGACATCCTCACGGCAGGCGACCGGCCCGACGTGCTCGTCGCGATGAACCCCGCCGCGCTCAAGGCCAATGTGTCGGATCTGCCGCGCGGTGGCCTGATCATCGCCAACTCCGACGAGTTCACCAAGCGCAACCTCGCCAAGGTCGGCTACGACGCCAACCCGCTGGAGACCGACGAGCTGTCCGACTACGTCGTGCACTCCGTCGCGATGACCACCCTGACGCTCGGCGCGGTCGAATCGATCGGCGCCAGCAAGAAGGACGGCCAACGCGCCAAGAACATGTTCGCGCTCGGGCTGCTGTCGTGGATGTACGGTCGCGAGCTCGAGGCCAGCGAGGCCTTCATCCGTGAGAAGTTCGCCCGCAAGCCCGAGATCGCCGAGGCCAACGTGCTGGCGCTGAAGGCCGGCTGGAACTACGGCGAGACCACCGAGGCGTTCGCGACCACCTACGAGGTGTCGCCGGCCAAACTCCCCGCCGGTGAGTACCGCCAGATCTCGGGCAACACCGCGCTTGCCTACGGCATCGTCGCGGCCGGGCATCTCTCCGACCTGCAGGTGGTGCTGGGCACCTACCCGATCACCCCGGCCTCGGACATCCTCCACGAGCTGTCCAAGCACAAGAACTTCAACGTGCTGACCTTCCAGGCCGAGGACGAGATCGCCGGTATCGGCGCCGCGATCGGCGCGTCGTACGGCGGCGCCCTCGGCGTCACCAGCACGTCGGGCCCCGGCGTCTCGCTCAAGTCGGAGGCCATCGGCCTCGCGGTGATGACCGAGCTGCCGCTGATCGTGATCGACGTCCAGCGCGGCGGCCCGTCGACGGGTCTGCCCACCAAGACCGAGCAGGCCGACCTGCTGCAGGCGCTGTTCGGGCGCAACGGCGAGTCGCCGGTCGCGGTTGTGGCCCCGCGGTCGCCGTCGGACTGCTTCGACATCGCGGTGGAGGCCGCGCGGATCGCCATCAACTACCACACGCCGGTCATCATCCTGTCCGACGGCGCGGTGGCCAACGGCTCCGAGCCGTGGCGGATCCCCGACATCACGACCTATCCGCGCATCGAGCACACGTTCGCCAAGGCGGGCGAGCCGTTCCAGCCGTATGCGCGCGATCCCGAGACCCTGGCCCGCCAGTTCGCGATCCCCGGCACGCCGGGCCTCGAGCACCGCATCGGCGGCCTCGAATCGGCCAACGGTTCGGGCAACATCTCGTACGAGCCCAAGAACCACGACCTCATGGTCCGGCTGCGCCAGGAGAAGATCGCCGGCGTCACGGTGCCCGATCTCGAGGTCGACGATCCGACCGGCGACGCCGAACTGCTCATGCTCGGGTGGGGTAGCAGCTACGGCCCGATCGGCGAGGCCTGCCGTCGCGCACGCCGCAAGGGCATCAAGGTGGCCCAGGCGCACCTGCGCCACCTCAATCCTTTCCCGGCCAACCTCGGCGAGGTGCTGGCGCGCTACCCCAAGGTGGTCGTGCCCGAGATGAACCTCGGCCAGCTCGCGCTGCTGCTGCGCGGCAGGTTCCTGGTCGACGTGCAGTCGGTCACCAAGGTGGAGGGCATGGCTTTCTTGGCCGACGAGATCGAGGGCATCATCGATGCGGCGCTCGACGGAACCCTGGCCGAGAAGGAAAACGACAAGGCCAAGTTCGCACGGCTGGCGGCAGCCACCGTCGAGGGCGAGGCAAATGAAGAGTCTGCTGTGGGAGCGAACGCATGA
- a CDS encoding sugar phosphate isomerase/epimerase family protein — translation MTDLKIAGAPISWGVCEVPGWGHQLDRARVLSEMRTAGLTATELGPDGFLPSDTGELTALLGAHDLSCVGGFVPVVLHDAGHDPADDLAGPLASLRAANAGVVVLAAATGADGYDSRPTLSERQWATLLSNLDRLARIADEAGLLAVLHPHVGTMVETREDVDRVLNGSQIPLCLDTGHLLIGGTDPLELAKAVPHRIKHAHLKDVNAALAARVRAGEVSYTDAVRAGIYTPLGTGDIDISGIVSVLRDNGFDGWFVMEQDTILDTEPTDEGPLRDVRTSVAYLGTLTA, via the coding sequence ATGACCGATCTGAAGATCGCCGGCGCACCGATCTCGTGGGGCGTGTGCGAGGTCCCCGGTTGGGGTCACCAACTGGACCGCGCGCGTGTGCTGTCCGAGATGCGCACCGCGGGCCTGACCGCGACCGAACTGGGGCCCGACGGCTTCCTGCCATCCGACACCGGTGAGCTGACGGCCCTGCTGGGCGCACACGACCTGTCGTGCGTCGGCGGGTTCGTGCCCGTGGTCCTGCACGACGCCGGGCACGACCCGGCCGACGACCTGGCCGGACCGCTGGCGTCGTTACGCGCCGCGAACGCCGGTGTGGTGGTGCTGGCCGCGGCCACCGGCGCCGACGGCTACGACTCCCGACCGACGCTGAGCGAAAGGCAGTGGGCCACGCTGCTGTCCAATCTGGACCGCCTGGCGCGGATCGCCGACGAGGCCGGACTGCTGGCCGTGCTGCACCCGCATGTGGGCACCATGGTGGAGACCCGTGAGGATGTGGACCGAGTGCTCAACGGATCGCAGATCCCGCTGTGCCTGGACACCGGGCACCTGCTGATCGGCGGCACCGACCCGCTCGAACTCGCCAAGGCGGTACCGCACCGCATCAAGCACGCCCACCTCAAGGATGTGAACGCCGCGCTCGCGGCGCGCGTGCGCGCCGGCGAGGTGAGCTACACCGACGCGGTGCGGGCCGGGATCTACACGCCGCTGGGCACCGGGGACATCGACATCTCCGGCATCGTCTCGGTGCTGCGCGACAACGGTTTCGACGGCTGGTTCGTGATGGAGCAGGACACGATCCTCGATACCGAACCCACCGACGAGGGTCCGCTGCGCGACGTCCGCACGAGCGTCGCCTACCTCGGTACGCTGACGGCATGA
- a CDS encoding transglycosylase family protein translates to MMNVCTAVKRAFGLTALAGALAMGPMVLSPATAAADSVNWDAIAACESGGNWSTNTGNGHYGGLQFKQSTWAAHGGVGSPATASREQQIAVAENVLRTQGLAAWPKCGARGGVPAVWGGGAGAPAAGSGCSAVRPGAVLGILDLRRLCSTLLDPLGAFGR, encoded by the coding sequence ATGATGAACGTTTGTACGGCAGTGAAGAGGGCCTTCGGGCTCACCGCGCTGGCAGGCGCACTCGCGATGGGACCCATGGTCCTGTCCCCGGCGACCGCGGCCGCCGACAGCGTCAACTGGGACGCCATCGCCGCGTGCGAATCCGGTGGCAACTGGTCCACCAACACCGGTAACGGCCACTACGGCGGCCTGCAGTTCAAGCAGTCCACGTGGGCCGCGCACGGCGGCGTCGGGTCCCCGGCGACCGCGTCGCGCGAACAGCAGATCGCCGTCGCCGAGAACGTCCTGCGCACCCAGGGTCTGGCGGCATGGCCGAAGTGCGGTGCCCGCGGCGGCGTCCCGGCCGTCTGGGGTGGTGGCGCGGGTGCTCCGGCCGCGGGCAGCGGCTGCAGTGCCGTGCGTCCCGGGGCGGTCCTGGGCATCCTGGACCTGCGCCGGCTGTGCTCGACCCTGCTCGACCCGCTCGGCGCCTTCGGTCGCTAG
- a CDS encoding 2-oxoacid:ferredoxin oxidoreductase subunit beta, producing MTDLAGADLGLTDAGLTKMSLVPTTDQPQKAKDFTSDQEVRWCPGCGDYVILNTIRNFLPELGLRRENIAFVSGIGCSSRFPYYLETYGFHSIHGRAPTIATGLALARPDLSVWVVTGDGDSLSIGGNHLIHALRRNINITILLFNNRIYGLTKGQYSPTSEVGKITKSTPMGSLDYPFNPVSLALGAEATFVGRALDSDRKGLSEVLRGAAEHRGAALVEIMQDCPIFNDGSFDALRKEGAEERLINLTHGEPITFGADGEYAVVKSGYGLEIAKTAEVSADDIVVHDAQIDDPAYAFALSRLSEQNLDHMVMGIFRKVSRPTYDDAARQQVATAIESRPHDTAALQSLLRGKDTWTVD from the coding sequence ATGACCGACCTAGCTGGCGCGGACCTCGGACTGACGGACGCCGGCCTCACCAAGATGAGCCTGGTGCCCACCACCGACCAGCCGCAGAAGGCCAAGGACTTCACCAGCGACCAGGAGGTCCGGTGGTGCCCGGGTTGCGGTGACTACGTCATCCTCAACACGATCCGCAACTTCCTGCCGGAGCTGGGTCTGCGCCGCGAGAACATCGCGTTCGTCAGCGGCATCGGCTGCTCCAGCCGGTTCCCGTACTACCTGGAGACCTACGGGTTCCACTCGATCCACGGCCGCGCGCCGACCATCGCGACCGGTCTGGCGCTCGCGCGTCCCGACCTGTCGGTCTGGGTCGTCACCGGTGACGGCGACTCGCTGTCGATCGGCGGCAACCACCTGATCCACGCGCTGCGCCGCAACATCAACATCACGATCCTGCTGTTCAACAACCGGATCTACGGCCTGACCAAGGGTCAGTACTCACCGACCTCCGAGGTCGGCAAGATCACCAAGTCGACGCCGATGGGCTCGCTGGACTACCCGTTCAACCCGGTGTCGCTGGCACTGGGCGCCGAGGCCACGTTCGTGGGCCGCGCGCTGGACTCCGACCGCAAGGGCCTGTCCGAGGTGCTGCGCGGCGCGGCCGAGCACCGCGGCGCGGCACTCGTGGAGATCATGCAGGATTGCCCCATCTTCAACGACGGCTCGTTCGATGCGCTGCGCAAGGAAGGCGCCGAGGAGCGCCTGATCAACCTCACCCACGGCGAGCCGATCACGTTCGGCGCCGACGGCGAGTACGCGGTGGTCAAGTCCGGCTACGGCCTGGAGATCGCCAAGACCGCCGAGGTCTCGGCCGACGACATCGTGGTGCACGACGCCCAGATCGACGATCCGGCATACGCATTCGCGCTGTCGCGCCTGTCCGAGCAGAACCTGGACCACATGGTCATGGGCATCTTCCGCAAGGTCAGCCGCCCCACCTACGACGACGCCGCGCGTCAGCAGGTGGCCACTGCCATCGAATCCAGGCCCCACGACACCGCCGCTCTGCAATCCTTGCTGCGTGGTAAAGACACTTGGACTGTCGACTGA
- a CDS encoding LacI family DNA-binding transcriptional regulator → MAHRYKVREIAQQCGLSEATVDRVLNNRPGVRENTRAEVRQAIADLDKQRAQLRLNGRRFLIDVVMQTPRRFSDAFRTAVEAELPAFAPALLRARFHLWESGSTAQMVDTLARIKSSHGVVLKAADEPEVVEAVDRLVAAGVPVVTYTTDVPTSARCAYVGIDNHGAGATAAYLIEQWLGADPADVLITLSRTVFRGEGEREVGFRSGLRASGRTVVEVTDSDGIDATNERLVLQALERNPSVGAVYSPGGGNTATVAAFDRLGRHCKVFIAHDLDVDNRRLLRDGRISAVLHNDLRADARLAMRLILQQHGALPAEPVRPAPIQVVTPYNLPM, encoded by the coding sequence ATGGCGCACCGGTACAAGGTCCGCGAGATCGCGCAGCAGTGCGGCCTGAGCGAGGCGACCGTCGACCGTGTGCTGAACAACCGGCCCGGGGTGCGGGAGAACACGCGCGCCGAGGTCCGGCAGGCGATCGCCGACCTGGACAAACAGCGCGCACAGCTGCGTCTCAACGGCAGGCGCTTCCTGATCGACGTGGTGATGCAGACCCCGAGGCGGTTCTCCGACGCGTTCCGCACGGCGGTCGAGGCCGAGCTGCCCGCGTTCGCGCCCGCGCTGCTGAGGGCCCGGTTCCATCTGTGGGAGTCGGGTTCGACCGCGCAGATGGTCGACACCCTGGCGCGCATCAAGTCCAGCCACGGTGTGGTGCTCAAGGCCGCGGACGAACCCGAGGTCGTGGAGGCCGTCGACCGATTGGTGGCCGCGGGGGTTCCCGTGGTGACCTACACCACCGACGTGCCCACGAGCGCGCGCTGCGCATACGTGGGGATCGACAACCACGGCGCGGGCGCCACCGCCGCCTACCTGATCGAGCAGTGGCTGGGCGCCGATCCGGCCGATGTGCTGATCACCCTGAGCCGCACGGTGTTCCGTGGCGAGGGGGAGCGCGAGGTGGGTTTCCGGTCGGGTCTGCGTGCCTCCGGCCGCACGGTGGTCGAGGTCACCGACAGCGACGGCATCGACGCCACCAACGAACGCCTCGTGCTGCAGGCCCTTGAGCGCAACCCCTCGGTGGGCGCCGTCTACTCGCCCGGAGGCGGCAACACCGCGACCGTCGCGGCCTTCGACCGGCTGGGCCGGCATTGCAAGGTCTTCATCGCCCACGACCTCGACGTCGACAACCGCCGTCTGCTGCGCGACGGCCGGATCTCGGCCGTGCTGCACAACGATCTGCGCGCGGACGCGCGCCTGGCGATGCGGCTGATCCTGCAGCAGCACGGGGCGTTGCCCGCCGAGCCCGTGCGCCCTGCGCCGATCCAGGTGGTGACCCCCTACAACCTGCCGATGTGA